The segment TGCACTGCCTGCGCCGGAAGAGTCGCGTCATCAGGGCAGCGCGCGTACCGGCATACTGCTGGGCGACCTCGGCATCAACCATCCTTTCGCCCTGGGCGAGCAGCCCTGGCGGATTTACAGCAGCGTGCGTGGCCAGTGGAGTCCGAATGCCCTGACGCCACAGGAGCGCATGGCGATTGCCGGGCGTTATACGGTGCGCGGCTTCGACGGTGAACAGATGCTGTCAGGCGAAAAGGGTCTGCTGTGGCGCAACGAAATGGGCTGGAATCTTTTCTCACGCGGACATGAGCTCTATCTGGCGGCTGATTATGGCCGGGTAAGCGGGCCTGGAGCCGGGATCTGGTCGGGCATCAGCTGGCAGGCAGTGCCATTGGCGTACGCGGCTCGCTCTGGGGCCGGTTCAGCTACGACCTGTTTGCGGGCGTGCCGCTCTATAAACCGGCGGGTTTTCATACATCAGGCGCGACGGCGGGTTTCAGCGTTAACCTGGAAATCTGACCAATAAAGCGGGCGATCCCGCTGGCTGAACTTCTGACTTTCACACGGATGTGACCCCATGAATAAACATTGCTATCGCATTATCTTCAGCCGGACCCATGGTGAGCTCCGGGTGGTGTCAGAACTTGCCCGCAGTTGCAGCACGGAACCCGGCCAGAGCCGTGGCAACGGCGCGCCGCGTCTTTGGGTCACGTTACGCCGCACGACGTGGCTGCTTGGACTGGCGCTGTGTGCCGGGCCAGCACTGGCAAACGGCATTGTGGCGGACAATAGTGCGATGCCCGGTCAGCGACCAGACGTCATCGCTACGCAGAACGGGCTGCCGCAGGTCAATATTACTGCGCCTAATCAGGCAGGTATCTCGCATAACCAGTATCAGCAGTTCGATGTCGCGCAGAACGGTGCCATCCTGAATAACTCCGCAGTGATGACCTCCACGCAACTGGCCGGAATGATTCAGGGCAACCCCAACCTCAAGCCCGGCGCAGCACCGGCGCGGGTGATCCTCAACGAAGTGAACAGCAATAATCCCAGCCAGCTTCGCGGTTATATGGAAGTGGCGGGCGGACGGGCGCAGGTGATTGTCGCTAACCCGGCGGGGATCGTCTGCAACGGATGCGGCACGATCAATGCCGGGCGCATGACGCTGACCACCGGCAAACCGCAGCTCAACGCTGACGGCAGCCTGGCGGGTTATCAGGTTGAACGTGGTGTGGTGCGCATTGAAGGCGGCGGACTCAACGGCGATCCCCGCCATGATACTGAGTATGTTGACGTCCTGGCCCGCGCGGTGGAGATCAATGCGGGCGTCTGGGCCAAAAAGGAGCTGGCGGTGGTGGCCGGTCGCAACCGCGTAAGCGCAGACGCGCAGACGGTCACACCGCTGGCTGACGACGGCAGCGCCAGACCTGAACTGGCGATCGACATGGGCCAGATGGGCGGCATGTACAGCGGCCAGATCCGCATGATTGGCACCGAAGCGGGCGTCGGCGTGCGGAATCAGAACGCTCAGGTGCAGGCGGGTAAAACGCTGGTAGTGAGCAGCGAAGGCAAACTCGTCTGGCAATCAGCGGCACAGGATGGCGTTACCCAGGCCGGTGGTAACATCAGCCTGGCGGCCAGAGATAGCGTTGATTATCAGGGCAAACTCCACAGTGGCGGTCAGCTGACGGTTCAGAGTCGGGAAGGCGGGATTACCCAGTCCGGCACCCTGGCGGCGGCAGGTGATGTGCAACTGAAGGCGGCCCGCAGCATTCAGAGCAGTGGACACCTGCTGGCAGGCAGCGACGCCAGCAGCCAGATTGTGCAGGAAGCCAGTCTGCAACTGGAGAGCCAGGATACTATTCGCGCCAGCGGCAGCCTGTTGAGCAAAAAAGAGGTCAGCGCGCGCGGACGCCGGGTCGATCTCAGTGGCGCTCAGGTTGCCGCCAGCCGCGCCTCTCTGATTGCTCAGGAAGAGGGTGTTGCTGTACGGCAGTCGGTCATCAACAGTGATGAACTGACGATTAATACCGCAGGTGATATCGACGCGCAGCAGGCACAAATCAGCGCCGGACGCTGGCAGATCGATGGACGCAGCCTGTTCAGCCAGCAGGCGGGATGGTCGCAGACCGGAAGTGGCGAAAGCCGCTTTACGTTGTCTGGCGGGCTCGACAACAGCGACGGCTCGATTGAGAGCCAGCAGCTCAATCTGCAGAGCATCTCGCTGAACAACCAGCGTGGCCGGATGGTTGCACTGGATAACGCGGCGCAGCACTGGCGGGTTGAAGGACTGCTCGACAACACCTCGGGTGAACTGGGCAGCAACGGCGATTTGGCGCTTGAGGCAGGCAGCCTGAATAACCAGAGCGGCACCGTCAAAACACAGGCGTCGCTGGCGATCACTGCCCGTGACGCGGTTAATAACAGTCAGGGTAATCTGCTGGCCGGTAATGTGCTGACGCTCAGCGCAGGCGGCGATCTGGATAATCACGCGGGTACCCTGAACGGCGGCCAGCTGTCGCTGAACGCGCAGCATCTGAACAATGTGCAGGGCGAGATCATCAGCCAGCGCGATCTGAGCCTGACAGCAAGCGGACTGGACAACACAGAGGGCAAACTGATTGCGCTGCAGGATCTGAGCCTGACGACGACACAGGGCCTGGACAACCGCGGCGGCTGGGTCGAAGCGGGTCATTATCTTTTGCTCAACAGCGGCGGATTCTGGCAAAACAGCGGTGGGACGGCGCAGGGTGGTGAGCGGGTCACGGCAACGGCAGATCAACTCAATAACGCCAGCGGCCGTTTGCAGTCTGGCGGCGATCTGGTCCTGACCAGCCGCGGCGATATCCTCAACCAGGGTGGCAAACTCACGGCGCAAAACGCCCTCGCGGTCCATGGCTCCTCCGCGACACTGTTTGATAACGATGGCGGGTCGCTGCAAAGTGGCGGCGATCTGCTGCTTCAGGGTGGTGCGCTGAGCAATCGCCAGTCAGGACAGGTGCTTAGCCAGCAGGCGCTGACGCTCAACCTGGCGGGTGACTGGGACAATCAGGGCGGCACCCTGACCGGTAATGGCCGCACGCAGGCAAGCGCTGTGAATCTGTTTAATGCTCAGGGTGCCATCAATGCGCTGGACACCCTGGATATGCAGTTCACCGGTCATCTGGATAACAGCAACGGCCGCATCTTCAGCCGCTTAAGCCAGACGCTTCAGGCGCAGGAGATCGGGAATGCGCAGGGATGGATGGGCAGCCAGGCGCGCTGGACTGCCACGACTGCTGGTTTCGATAACACGGCCGGCAGCGTGCAAAGTCAGCAGCAGACTGAACTCTCAGCAAACTGGCTCAGTAACGCCAGCGGTGTATTGCAGTCGGCTTCTGGCATGGCGTTACGCGTTGCGCAGACTATCAACAACCTGGCGGGTAAAGTTTCTGCTCAGCAGCAACTAACCGTTCAGGGTCAGACCGAAGGCAGCCGTACCGGTAACATAAACAATGCGGGCGGCCAGTGGCTGGCCGGTGAGGGGCTGGCCATCACCGCTGCGCGTCTCGATAACACCCAGGGCGGTCTGCTCTACAGTCAGCGGCAGTCGCGGCTGAATCTGGCCGGGGATCTGGATAACCGGGCCGGTAAAGTGCAGAGCGGCAATGCGCTTCAGCTGGATGCGCAGACGCTGAACAATGCAGGCGGCAGCATCGACAGCCAGCAACAGCTCACGCTAAACCTGCAGGGTTCGTTAGATAACAGCGGCGGCGCGGTACGCAGCAATGGCGGACAGCAGGTTAATGCCGCGACAATCGATAACCGTCAGGGCGTGTTCAGCAGCCGCGAGACGCTAAACCTGACCAGCGGACAGCTGGACAATACCGGCGGCACGCTGATCAGCCAGGGCGCGGGTCTCTACACCATCAATCTGCTCAACAACCAGCAGGGCAAAGTCCACAGCGGCGCTGCGCTGACGCTGGCGGCCGCGCAGCTGAATAACCAGGGCGGACAGCTGGTTGCCACCCAGGATTTAGTGCTGAACGCGACGACGATCGATAACAGCGCGCAGGGGGTGATGAGCAGCCAGGCGGCGGTGTCCTTGCAGGCAGATCGGCTGAGCAACCGCGACGCGGGTCTGATCCTCGGTACTACTCACACCGCCCTGACTGCCCGTGACATTGATAACAGCACCGGACGATTGCAAAGCGCCGGAACGCTTCTGCTGCGGGGCATTGCCCGGCTGGATAACCGACAGGGGCAGATGCTGGCCAATGGCGATCTCGACATCAATGGTGATCTGCCGGCCACCGATTCCCCGCTTGTCCTGCTGAATCAGGGTGGACGGCTGGAGAGTGCGGGCGCATTAAACATCCATGCACAGACCCTCGACAATCGGGGCGGTACGCTGCTGGGCCTGCAGGCTCTGACGCTGACCGCGCAACAGGACTATACCCACCAGGCAGGCGAAACCCTCAGCAGTAATGGCACGGTGACCTTCTCGCTGAGCGGAGCGTTCACGAACCTGGCCGACTGGCTGCTGCCAGGTAATCTGATACTGAATGCCACGGCTATCACTAACCCAGCAATGCTGGTAGGCAAAACGGTGCAGCTCACGGCCGGTGCGCTGCTGAACAGCGGGCGTCTTGAAGCGGACGCCCTGACGCTGAATGTCGACTCGCTGGATAACAGCGCGACCGTGATGGGCGATGAGGTCACCGTGCTGGGTCGGGTTATCGATAACCATGGCCAGCCGGCAGTCATCGCGGCCACCGAAAGCCTGACGCTGGAAGCCCGCGAGCGGCTGAGCAACAAAGATGGCGCCTTGCTTTACAGCGGCGATCGTCTGTCGCTACTCAGCAATGACCTGATTGAGAACCGGGCGAGTTTTATCGAAGCCGACGGTGATATGACACTGGAGGCGCGACGGCTCGATAATCTGCGCGAAAAACTGGTGATTGAGCGCGACGCTGAGACTAATGACTACAAGTGGCATCGATATAACTATTACTGGCGCTCTTACGGCGGAGAGACCAATACGGAACTCAGCACCATGGCGTCAACCACTCAGCAGCTGACCTTCCAGGATGAGGCGGCCGCGCAGAGTAATCCTTACGGCACGCTGCTGGCGATTGACGCTGCAGGCAAACGCGCCCAGGTCCGTGTCATGAACAATCAGGGCGTGTTGACCGATCTGTGGGTTAACTATCTGGCGCTCAACCCCAATGCCGACGGCACCTATGCCATGACGTTCTATGAAACCCGTGGGTTGCGGCAAAAGCACGTCCCAACCCCTTACCAGAACACGGTTTGGCGCGAAGCAAACAGTGGACGTATTGAGCAGTGGGATCCTGAAAAGCATATCGACATCGACAATGCGCCGTTCGTCACTGATTACAACAATTTTCGTGAACGAACTGTAACCGGCACTGTAACGCGTGATCGGCTGGTCAGTGAAGGCATCGGCGCCCGTATCCTGGCGGGTGGCAACATGATCCTGCGCATCACCGGCGCGTTACTCAATGATGCCAGCGTGATCACGGCCAACGGCAATCTGACCGTGGATGGCGGTGGCAGCGTTGATAACCGGGGCTACTCGGTCAATGAGCGCCGTCAGGAACTAATTGTCGATCATTATGACCAGAATACCCATCACTGGTATCCGACCTTCCATTCTGACCAGACCACTGCCCTGGCTACCGTTGACGGCATCATCACCGGCAACGGTAACGTCAGTATCAGCGGAGCGAACATCAGTAACACCACCGTTAATCAGGCGCAGGTTAGCCAGCTTGAGGCAGCGCTGCAGGCGGTCGACGCCGAGCGCGCGGAGTATGAACGCAACCCGCTGGCTTTCACTATGGACGGTGTCGCTCACCATGACGGCGATACAGAGCTTGAGGCGGGTGACGATGCTCGCCCGCTGTTACCGGCTGAGCTGGCGCTGACGGCGCTGCAACAGCTGGAGAAAGTCGCCACAACTATCCCCAATAACGGCCTGTTCAGCCAGCATACCGCGGCGGGCAGTCCGTTCCTGGTGGTCACTGATGAGCGCTTTACGCGTCGGGATAAATTCATCAGCAGTGATTATCTGCTCGAACGGGTGGGCTATGACCCGTCGCAGGTGCATAAACGACTGGGCGATGGTTTTTATGAGCAGCGGCTGGTGCGTGAGCAGGTCCTGAAACTGACCGGCAGGGCCTCTGTTAACGGCTTTGATGCGATGGCGCAGTACCAGGCGTTGATGAACAACGGCTCAAAAGTGGCGCAGGATTTCCATCTGGTGCCGGGCGTGGCGCTGACGCCGCAACAGATTGCAGCACTGCAGCAGGATATCGTCTGGCTGGTCAGCGAAACGGTTGATACGGCGAACGGCCCGCAGACCGTGTGGGTGCCAAAAGTTTATCTGGCACCGGCCACACTGCGCGTGACGGGCGCGGGCGCAGTAATTGGCGGCGGTAATCTGCAGCTCTCAGCGGGCAGCGTGACCAACGCAGGGAATCTCTTTGCGGACAAGGCGCTTTCCGTTGACAGCGGGCAGTTCCTGCACCTGGGCGGCGACATCAAAGCG is part of the Pantoea sp. Ep11b genome and harbors:
- a CDS encoding hemagglutinin repeat-containing protein codes for the protein MNKHCYRIIFSRTHGELRVVSELARSCSTEPGQSRGNGAPRLWVTLRRTTWLLGLALCAGPALANGIVADNSAMPGQRPDVIATQNGLPQVNITAPNQAGISHNQYQQFDVAQNGAILNNSAVMTSTQLAGMIQGNPNLKPGAAPARVILNEVNSNNPSQLRGYMEVAGGRAQVIVANPAGIVCNGCGTINAGRMTLTTGKPQLNADGSLAGYQVERGVVRIEGGGLNGDPRHDTEYVDVLARAVEINAGVWAKKELAVVAGRNRVSADAQTVTPLADDGSARPELAIDMGQMGGMYSGQIRMIGTEAGVGVRNQNAQVQAGKTLVVSSEGKLVWQSAAQDGVTQAGGNISLAARDSVDYQGKLHSGGQLTVQSREGGITQSGTLAAAGDVQLKAARSIQSSGHLLAGSDASSQIVQEASLQLESQDTIRASGSLLSKKEVSARGRRVDLSGAQVAASRASLIAQEEGVAVRQSVINSDELTINTAGDIDAQQAQISAGRWQIDGRSLFSQQAGWSQTGSGESRFTLSGGLDNSDGSIESQQLNLQSISLNNQRGRMVALDNAAQHWRVEGLLDNTSGELGSNGDLALEAGSLNNQSGTVKTQASLAITARDAVNNSQGNLLAGNVLTLSAGGDLDNHAGTLNGGQLSLNAQHLNNVQGEIISQRDLSLTASGLDNTEGKLIALQDLSLTTTQGLDNRGGWVEAGHYLLLNSGGFWQNSGGTAQGGERVTATADQLNNASGRLQSGGDLVLTSRGDILNQGGKLTAQNALAVHGSSATLFDNDGGSLQSGGDLLLQGGALSNRQSGQVLSQQALTLNLAGDWDNQGGTLTGNGRTQASAVNLFNAQGAINALDTLDMQFTGHLDNSNGRIFSRLSQTLQAQEIGNAQGWMGSQARWTATTAGFDNTAGSVQSQQQTELSANWLSNASGVLQSASGMALRVAQTINNLAGKVSAQQQLTVQGQTEGSRTGNINNAGGQWLAGEGLAITAARLDNTQGGLLYSQRQSRLNLAGDLDNRAGKVQSGNALQLDAQTLNNAGGSIDSQQQLTLNLQGSLDNSGGAVRSNGGQQVNAATIDNRQGVFSSRETLNLTSGQLDNTGGTLISQGAGLYTINLLNNQQGKVHSGAALTLAAAQLNNQGGQLVATQDLVLNATTIDNSAQGVMSSQAAVSLQADRLSNRDAGLILGTTHTALTARDIDNSTGRLQSAGTLLLRGIARLDNRQGQMLANGDLDINGDLPATDSPLVLLNQGGRLESAGALNIHAQTLDNRGGTLLGLQALTLTAQQDYTHQAGETLSSNGTVTFSLSGAFTNLADWLLPGNLILNATAITNPAMLVGKTVQLTAGALLNSGRLEADALTLNVDSLDNSATVMGDEVTVLGRVIDNHGQPAVIAATESLTLEARERLSNKDGALLYSGDRLSLLSNDLIENRASFIEADGDMTLEARRLDNLREKLVIERDAETNDYKWHRYNYYWRSYGGETNTELSTMASTTQQLTFQDEAAAQSNPYGTLLAIDAAGKRAQVRVMNNQGVLTDLWVNYLALNPNADGTYAMTFYETRGLRQKHVPTPYQNTVWREANSGRIEQWDPEKHIDIDNAPFVTDYNNFRERTVTGTVTRDRLVSEGIGARILAGGNMILRITGALLNDASVITANGNLTVDGGGSVDNRGYSVNERRQELIVDHYDQNTHHWYPTFHSDQTTALATVDGIITGNGNVSISGANISNTTVNQAQVSQLEAALQAVDAERAEYERNPLAFTMDGVAHHDGDTELEAGDDARPLLPAELALTALQQLEKVATTIPNNGLFSQHTAAGSPFLVVTDERFTRRDKFISSDYLLERVGYDPSQVHKRLGDGFYEQRLVREQVLKLTGRASVNGFDAMAQYQALMNNGSKVAQDFHLVPGVALTPQQIAALQQDIVWLVSETVDTANGPQTVWVPKVYLAPATLRVTGAGAVIGGGNLQLSAGSVTNAGNLFADKALSVDSGQFLHLGGDIKAGSIDVKAETLTISTDLQNALRQATMSADDISLSGTDIRLQGAKLNATDNLSLSARNNLEIGTAKSSHSGSLNVIAGAMGNRTSRGMEEAGKRMAQVSGEWQQAQGSELSAGGNILLSAGRDLTLTGSQASASGSARVEAGGDIRIGAETTTNTTHLEANSRTSSVSNSRQEDRLLLSTLSGDQGVAVVAGNNLQAEGAQVDSSQGQIGVSAKNVTIKDARASVLDQDSENKREGKTRSHREEENSRESSTGSTFSGQQGVTVIGREGDVTVTGSTLHSEQGAVGLQAKQDIVLNTATERESFYSEERSENKGLLNKSSGHSVTQDITTRENGSLLSGESVTVIAGRDLTVTGSAVAAERDVNLRAGRDVEIGAATETDSHYQLEEKKKSGLLSSGGIGFTVGKQSTRHEIDEKGTTQSQSVSTVGSSQGSVNITAGNRLHVGGADLVAGKDLNLTGDSVSIDPGYDQRTRTEKTETKQSGLTLALSGAAGSALNTAVSTAQQARKSGDGRVSALQNTQAALNGVQAAQAVQMDGLNTASADAHNAAAGRSPGDKDYETGATNTIGVSASYGSQSSKSETRTESSRSQGSTLTAGRNLNVTATGKNGTAQSGDISITGSQLKAGGDMSLAASRDILLQSAQNTQSTDSKNSSRGGSVGVGIGVGSGGYGISVSASVNAAKGSEKGNGLTHSETTLDAGSQLSLTSGRDTTLTGAQANGESVKVDAGRNLTLTSEQDSDRYDSKQQSASAGGSFTFGSMTGSANVNVSRDKMHSNWQSVAEQTGIFAGRGGFDVTAGEHTQLNGAVIASTADASLNRLDTGTLGFGDIENHADYKTEHQSAGMSTGGSIGSQFEGNMANGMLAGLNDSGSAESTTRSAVSEGTIVIRDSSKQKQDVAELSHDVANANPGLEVIFDKEKEQNRLKAAQLIGKIGAQAGDIARTQGEIIATKAANDKMSGTTQADRDRALAELKAKDPTKQYSESDVNNQVYSNLYKQAFAETGFGTGGKVQRAISAVTAAVQGLSGGSVAQAISGAAAPYLATEIHRLTEGNPEANLMAHAVVGAVVAQASGNSALTGAAGAATASVATSVIAKTLYGTDDYSRLNETQKQTISALSTLAGGLAVGLTADSAASAVAGAQAGKNTSENNDMFSLPSGLNSYGGAASTLGMSMAEAGAITEEINAALSKNAKGDLPEGANITKVIVDGYKDGVLIAGAGYIGPAASIGKVVAGATIAEIANGTYQWIDINSEKNQSLPENQQKTWDYWGSASAAVTGALAPGRNVWQNVGIAAGGAVFTDGADTGSIGIAAGGAGLGWGFGEYAPGVVSSITGKEAPGFIFDAIGSLGTEFLGGYTKDLLNTPAPQKSSESEKGNEGGK